The following coding sequences are from one Planctomycetia bacterium window:
- a CDS encoding IS110 family transposase: MKAVDKLTAVTAHHDVRTQLLMTLPGVNFVGAVGRLSALGVFTRFRTGHDAAAYLGLTSTTHQSGKRCFHGHITKAGQHPARWLLAQGVQALLAGRRRTHRTSDGRTSHAGEAQA; this comes from the coding sequence TTGAAGGCCGTCGACAAGCTGACGGCCGTGACGGCGCATCACGACGTCCGAACCCAACTCCTGATGACGTTGCCGGGCGTGAACTTCGTCGGCGCCGTCGGCCGGTTGTCGGCGCTCGGCGTCTTCACGCGGTTCCGAACCGGCCATGATGCGGCCGCCTATCTCGGTCTAACGTCGACGACGCATCAGTCCGGGAAACGGTGCTTCCACGGCCATATCACGAAGGCCGGGCAGCATCCAGCGCGGTGGCTGCTCGCGCAAGGCGTTCAGGCACTGCTTGCCGGACGTCGCCGTACCCACCGCACTTCCGATGGAAGAACGAGCCATGCTGGAGAAGCGCAAGCTTAG
- a CDS encoding IS110 family transposase, with protein sequence MLDAAGKKLTRGQVPCALSSLEAFATKILQPSDHVAFEASMNTWPVVAILRPHVARLVVGNPLRTKAIAETKIKTDKVDTEVLAQLLRCDYLPSVRQPDPDTARMRRLTTQHAALMTERHRSEEPDPEPLGSTVVDPALQNSLDEGGNELVAGTAVARR encoded by the coding sequence GTGCTCGACGCCGCGGGAAAGAAGTTGACGCGCGGTCAAGTACCGTGCGCGTTGTCGAGTCTGGAAGCCTTCGCGACGAAGATTCTCCAACCGAGCGATCATGTTGCGTTCGAAGCCTCGATGAACACTTGGCCGGTCGTCGCGATCCTGCGACCGCACGTCGCCCGACTCGTCGTCGGGAACCCGCTCCGGACCAAAGCGATCGCCGAAACCAAGATCAAGACCGACAAGGTCGACACCGAGGTCTTAGCGCAGCTTCTGCGCTGCGATTATCTGCCGAGCGTCCGGCAGCCGGATCCCGATACCGCACGAATGCGACGGCTGACGACGCAGCATGCGGCCTTAATGACCGAGCGCCATCGGAGTGAAGAACCGGATCCAGAGCCGCTTGGCTCGACTGTTGTGGATCCCGCCCTGCAAAATTCTCTGGACGAAGGCGGGAATGAGCTGGTTGCAGGAACTGCCGTTGCCCGCCGATGA
- a CDS encoding error-prone DNA polymerase has translation MRYTELHCLTNFSFLRAASHPGELVERAAELGYAALAVTDRHSLAGVVRAHAAAREVNKEAPRLKLLIGTELRPSDAPPVVLLATDRAAYGRLTRLLTLGKSRAPKGECALTSADIAAYGEGLLACVFSEVGTDGIALPPTPRQLALYRDAFGDRAYLLAEAHRGPDDAAWFEQLKTLSRKSKVPLVAAGGVYYHAPERRPLQDVLTAVRLGRTVAECGTELFANAERHLHPLDELELLYEDLPGALTRSVEVAERCTFSLDELRYHYPKELCPEGTTPLAYLIERTWSGAAEYYPDGVPEKVRNLIEHELAIIKDLNYEAYFLTVWDLVRFARSRNILCQGRGSAANSAVCYCLGVTAVDPEKIDVLFERFISRERNEAPDIDIDFEHERREEVLQYLYDKYGRERAAMTAEVICYRSRSAAREVGKALGLTEERITAISKTLVDHHRNPTTTWQECCRDGGLDLQDRTTKQFITLVDELVGFPRHLSQHVGGMVMTEGLLCEMVPIENAAMPGRTVVEWNKDDLDELGILKVDCLALGMLTAIRKAFDLIRLHSGRDLTLANVPREDPTVYDMACEADTIGVFQIESRAQMSMLPRLKPRRFYDLVIEVSIVRPGPIQGDMVHPYLRRRAGLEPIDYPNEEIKKVLVKTLGVPIFQEQAMQLAVVAAGFTPGEADQLRRAMGAWRRTGVIDEFREKLLLGMRKKGLSEEFAQRVYQQLCGFGEYGFPESHAASFALLVYVSAWLKRHYPAAFCASLLNSQPMGFYAPAQLIRDAREHGVEIRPIDVNRSDRDMTLEPVAGWKHEFAVRLGMRLLQGLPRAAAEKIVAARRSGEFHSTHNLAARTGLNQATLTLLARGDALCSLERDRRAALWQTLPLKKGASQPLFAALASPETEASAPSVAALLQPTPFEEVLADYRTIGLSLKGHPVAFLRDELTRQHCVTGAKLTKLNDGLMVRVAGLVLLRQRPGTSRGITFVTLEDETGVINLVVFPNVWQRFREVARAAKVWLVDGALQKQERVIHVVASRLIDFTTTLGDVAAKSRDFH, from the coding sequence ATGCGCTACACCGAACTTCACTGCCTGACCAACTTCTCGTTCCTCCGTGCCGCGTCGCATCCCGGAGAACTCGTCGAACGAGCCGCGGAGTTGGGCTATGCCGCGCTTGCCGTTACCGATCGTCACTCACTGGCCGGGGTCGTTCGTGCGCATGCCGCCGCGAGAGAAGTGAACAAGGAAGCGCCGAGATTGAAGCTGCTGATCGGTACCGAACTCCGACCGAGCGATGCGCCGCCGGTGGTTCTGTTGGCGACCGATCGCGCGGCCTACGGTCGGCTCACGCGGCTGCTCACGCTCGGCAAGTCGCGGGCGCCGAAAGGAGAATGCGCTCTCACTTCGGCCGACATCGCCGCATACGGCGAGGGGCTCTTGGCATGCGTGTTCAGCGAGGTCGGGACCGACGGCATCGCCCTACCGCCGACGCCGCGACAACTCGCCTTGTATCGCGACGCATTCGGCGACCGAGCGTATCTATTAGCCGAAGCGCATCGCGGACCCGACGATGCCGCGTGGTTCGAGCAGCTAAAAACTCTTTCGCGAAAGAGTAAGGTGCCGCTCGTCGCCGCCGGCGGAGTTTACTACCACGCTCCCGAACGGCGGCCGCTGCAAGACGTCCTCACGGCGGTGCGCCTCGGTCGCACCGTGGCCGAATGCGGCACGGAGCTCTTCGCCAATGCGGAACGCCATCTCCACCCGCTCGACGAACTGGAACTGCTCTACGAAGACCTGCCTGGTGCGCTCACACGGAGCGTCGAAGTCGCCGAGCGTTGCACGTTTTCACTCGATGAGCTGCGCTACCACTATCCGAAAGAGCTTTGTCCCGAGGGAACGACGCCGCTCGCCTATTTGATCGAGCGCACTTGGAGCGGCGCAGCGGAGTACTATCCCGACGGCGTGCCGGAGAAGGTTCGCAACCTAATCGAACACGAACTCGCCATCATCAAAGACCTGAACTACGAGGCCTACTTCCTCACGGTCTGGGATCTCGTCCGCTTCGCGCGCTCGCGCAACATTCTCTGCCAAGGGCGCGGCTCCGCGGCCAACTCCGCGGTCTGCTATTGCCTCGGCGTCACGGCCGTCGATCCCGAGAAGATCGACGTGCTGTTTGAGCGGTTTATCAGTCGCGAGCGGAACGAAGCACCCGACATCGACATCGACTTCGAGCACGAGCGTCGTGAGGAAGTGCTGCAGTACCTCTACGACAAGTACGGCCGCGAACGAGCCGCGATGACCGCCGAAGTGATCTGCTATCGTTCCCGTTCGGCGGCTCGGGAAGTCGGCAAAGCGCTCGGCCTCACCGAGGAACGTATCACGGCGATCTCGAAAACGCTCGTCGATCATCACCGTAATCCGACGACGACCTGGCAAGAGTGTTGTCGCGACGGCGGGCTCGATCTCCAAGATCGGACGACGAAGCAGTTCATCACGTTAGTCGATGAGCTCGTCGGCTTTCCGCGTCACTTGTCGCAACACGTCGGCGGCATGGTGATGACCGAGGGTCTGCTCTGCGAGATGGTGCCGATCGAGAACGCGGCGATGCCCGGCCGAACCGTCGTCGAATGGAACAAAGACGACCTCGACGAGCTCGGGATCTTGAAAGTCGATTGCCTCGCGCTCGGCATGCTCACGGCGATTCGTAAAGCCTTCGATCTCATTCGGCTGCATTCCGGTCGCGATCTGACGCTGGCGAACGTGCCGCGCGAAGACCCGACCGTGTACGACATGGCGTGCGAAGCCGACACGATCGGCGTGTTCCAGATCGAAAGCCGGGCGCAAATGAGCATGCTTCCGCGTCTCAAGCCGCGTCGGTTTTACGACCTCGTCATCGAGGTTTCGATCGTGCGCCCCGGGCCGATTCAAGGAGACATGGTTCACCCTTACTTGCGCCGCCGCGCCGGACTGGAGCCGATCGATTATCCCAACGAAGAGATCAAGAAGGTGCTCGTCAAAACCCTCGGCGTGCCGATCTTTCAGGAGCAAGCGATGCAGCTGGCCGTCGTCGCGGCCGGCTTCACGCCGGGCGAGGCCGATCAGCTTCGCCGCGCGATGGGAGCGTGGCGACGAACCGGTGTGATCGATGAGTTTCGCGAAAAGCTCCTCCTCGGCATGCGAAAGAAAGGACTCTCCGAAGAGTTCGCTCAGCGAGTGTACCAGCAACTCTGCGGCTTCGGCGAATACGGCTTCCCCGAGTCGCATGCGGCGAGCTTCGCGCTGTTGGTTTACGTCTCGGCGTGGCTCAAGCGACACTATCCGGCGGCGTTCTGCGCTTCGCTGCTCAACAGCCAACCGATGGGCTTCTACGCTCCGGCGCAACTGATTCGCGATGCACGAGAACACGGCGTCGAGATCCGGCCGATCGACGTGAACCGAAGCGATCGGGACATGACGCTGGAGCCAGTCGCGGGATGGAAACACGAATTCGCCGTGCGGCTCGGCATGCGGCTGCTGCAAGGGTTGCCGAGGGCAGCGGCCGAAAAGATCGTCGCGGCGCGGCGAAGCGGCGAGTTCCACTCAACGCATAATCTCGCCGCGCGCACCGGACTCAACCAAGCGACCTTGACGCTCCTCGCGCGAGGCGATGCCCTCTGCTCCTTGGAACGCGATCGACGCGCAGCCCTCTGGCAGACGTTGCCGCTCAAGAAAGGAGCATCGCAGCCCCTCTTCGCCGCGCTCGCTTCCCCCGAAACGGAAGCGAGCGCACCATCGGTCGCAGCGCTGTTGCAGCCCACGCCGTTCGAGGAAGTGCTGGCCGACTACCGCACGATAGGGCTCTCGCTCAAGGGGCATCCGGTCGCGTTTTTGCGCGACGAGCTGACAAGGCAGCATTGCGTGACCGGGGCGAAACTGACGAAACTCAACGACGGGTTGATGGTGCGGGTGGCCGGGCTGGTCCTGTTGCGGCAGCGTCCCGGCACTTCGCGAGGGATCACGTTCGTAACATTAGAAGACGAAACGGGGGTGATCAACCTTGTCGTCTTTCCGAACGTCTGGCAACGCTTCCGCGAGGTGGCCCGAGCCGCGAAGGTCTGGCTGGTCGACGGCGCTCTGCAAAAACAAGAACGGGTGATCCACGTCGTTGCGAGTCGCTTGATCGATTTCACGACGACGCTCGGCGACGTCGCTGCGAAGTCGAGGGACTTTCATTGA
- a CDS encoding IS110 family transposase, with amino-acid sequence MGHVLRGVSFIVGFGILLAVGNVRRFEDGAHVAAYLGLVPSTHQSANHCYTVISPKSEIVRLVV; translated from the coding sequence TTGGGTCATGTCCTTCGCGGCGTGAGCTTCATCGTCGGCTTCGGAATTCTCTTGGCGGTGGGAAATGTTCGGCGCTTCGAGGACGGCGCGCATGTCGCGGCATACTTGGGCTTGGTTCCATCGACGCACCAGTCGGCGAATCATTGTTACACGGTCATATCACCGAAGTCGGAAATCGTCAGGCTCGTGGTTTAG
- a CDS encoding DNA polymerase Y family protein: protein MSRILCLRFRPPPADDEPARNRRGPRVPPAVVYELPADLRDRLRADVEEFSPIIGWVAGWPAPCLCLEVGATSAWFGGETALIERLQAWAAERRLSCTASIADTLGTAWAIVHYGLPRNPPFVSRIVADDETAKILSPLPVEALRISKPTSTLLRELGIDFIGKLLDLPRAALTERFDAELLLRLNQALGIEPELFAAVAPESQLEAALNWEYGLVDIDPLVEVWEHLLPQLLGPLAERGHGVVRLLAEIRGESCGLRRLVVGLLRPSVDSKKLVDLLRLRLESIRFVEPVVGTRLVVLESAMPAVEQQMLFAELAPPIEAQAWTTLIERLSGRLGSDAVSQVCFCADHQPERTWKAMPQFTAHSLNTSAGPATKKSKTKLKVDATDGISQGLPRPTSLLTEPRSIRVIALALQGHPQRFRDVDTEHRVACGWGPERIETGWWRGPSIRRDYYRVATEAGTHVWLFRDLQTRGWFLHGWFD from the coding sequence ATGTCGCGCATTCTCTGCCTCCGGTTCCGGCCTCCTCCGGCTGACGACGAACCGGCACGTAATCGTCGCGGTCCGCGCGTTCCGCCGGCCGTCGTCTACGAACTCCCTGCCGATCTGCGCGACCGCTTGCGCGCCGACGTCGAGGAATTCAGCCCGATCATCGGTTGGGTCGCCGGTTGGCCCGCGCCATGCCTCTGCTTGGAGGTCGGTGCGACCTCCGCTTGGTTCGGAGGCGAAACGGCTCTCATCGAGCGGCTGCAAGCATGGGCTGCCGAACGGCGTTTGTCTTGCACCGCATCGATCGCCGATACCCTCGGCACGGCGTGGGCTATCGTCCATTATGGGCTGCCCCGCAATCCACCGTTTGTGAGTCGCATCGTCGCCGACGATGAAACCGCGAAGATTTTGTCGCCGCTGCCGGTCGAAGCGCTGCGGATCTCGAAGCCGACGTCGACTTTGCTGCGTGAACTCGGGATCGACTTCATCGGGAAGCTGCTGGACTTACCTCGCGCAGCGCTAACCGAGCGGTTCGATGCGGAACTACTGCTCCGCTTGAACCAAGCCTTAGGGATCGAGCCGGAGTTGTTCGCCGCCGTGGCTCCCGAATCGCAGCTCGAAGCTGCTTTGAATTGGGAGTACGGTCTCGTCGACATCGACCCGCTTGTGGAAGTCTGGGAACACCTTTTGCCGCAGTTGCTCGGCCCGCTCGCGGAACGGGGGCACGGCGTTGTCCGTCTCTTGGCGGAAATACGAGGAGAGTCATGCGGTTTACGGCGGCTGGTCGTCGGGCTGTTGCGGCCAAGCGTCGACTCAAAAAAGCTCGTCGACCTGCTGCGACTCCGTTTGGAATCGATTCGTTTCGTCGAACCGGTCGTGGGAACGAGGCTCGTCGTGTTGGAGTCGGCGATGCCGGCGGTCGAACAGCAAATGTTGTTCGCCGAGCTCGCGCCGCCGATCGAAGCGCAGGCCTGGACGACGCTTATCGAGCGACTCAGCGGGCGTCTCGGCTCCGACGCCGTTTCGCAGGTTTGCTTCTGTGCCGATCATCAACCGGAACGGACTTGGAAAGCCATGCCGCAATTCACGGCCCATTCTCTGAATACTTCCGCCGGACCTGCGACGAAGAAGAGCAAGACCAAGCTGAAGGTCGACGCTACCGATGGTATATCGCAAGGACTTCCTCGTCCGACGTCACTGCTTACCGAGCCGCGCTCGATTCGCGTGATCGCCCTCGCACTGCAAGGACATCCACAACGCTTTCGCGATGTCGACACAGAGCATCGTGTGGCCTGTGGTTGGGGACCGGAGCGAATCGAAACCGGCTGGTGGCGCGGGCCGAGCATTCGCCGCGACTATTACCGCGTCGCCACCGAAGCAGGGACACACGTCTGGCTCTTTCGCGATCTACAAACACGCGGCTGGTTCCTTCACGGCTGGTTCGATTAG